Proteins found in one Brevibacillus brevis genomic segment:
- the argF gene encoding ornithine carbamoyltransferase produces MQPVKILEHFQNLPLQKHKGKDFLRVDEFNGEELMELLHLSAHVKQLQKLGQPFQPLQGKTLGMIFDKASTRTRVSFEVGMHQLGGLGMFMSGKELQLGRGEPISDTAKVLSRYVDAIMIRTFSHSYVEELAEHASIPIINGLTDLYHPCQALADLLTIWEHKGKLKGVKLAYVGDGNNVANSLVLGAALLGLDVRVATPVGYEMDATIVAKATGYAKQSGGKMMVTTDPIEAVMGADAVYTDVWTSMGFEEENEVRLKAFADYQVNEKLVAAADRDYLFLHCLPAHRGEEVTTGVIDGSRSVIFDQAENRLHAQKAILAALV; encoded by the coding sequence ATGCAGCCAGTGAAGATATTGGAACACTTTCAAAACTTGCCGTTACAAAAGCATAAAGGAAAAGATTTCTTGCGCGTCGATGAATTCAATGGAGAAGAATTGATGGAGCTGCTCCATCTGTCTGCTCACGTCAAGCAATTGCAAAAGCTGGGACAGCCATTCCAGCCTTTGCAAGGCAAGACGTTGGGGATGATCTTTGACAAGGCTTCAACCCGCACCCGCGTCTCCTTTGAAGTAGGGATGCATCAGTTGGGCGGCTTGGGAATGTTCATGAGCGGAAAAGAGCTCCAGCTCGGACGTGGGGAGCCGATCAGCGACACAGCAAAAGTTCTCTCTCGGTACGTGGATGCCATCATGATTCGCACCTTTTCCCACTCCTATGTAGAAGAGCTTGCCGAGCACGCGTCGATTCCTATTATCAATGGCTTGACCGATCTGTACCATCCTTGTCAGGCTTTGGCTGATCTGCTGACGATCTGGGAGCATAAAGGCAAGCTGAAAGGAGTCAAGCTCGCTTATGTAGGAGACGGAAACAACGTGGCGAATTCACTGGTGCTGGGCGCAGCTCTGCTAGGTCTGGATGTGCGGGTAGCAACTCCGGTAGGCTACGAAATGGATGCAACCATTGTCGCAAAAGCTACGGGGTACGCGAAACAAAGCGGTGGAAAAATGATGGTGACCACCGATCCGATAGAGGCTGTCATGGGGGCAGATGCTGTATACACGGACGTTTGGACTAGTATGGGTTTTGAAGAAGAAAATGAGGTACGATTGAAAGCATTTGCCGACTATCAAGTGAATGAAAAATTGGTAGCAGCGGCAGATCGTGATTATCTCTTCTTGCACTGCTTGCCTGCACATCGTGGGGAGGAAGTGACGACCGGGGTTATCGACGGATCGCGCTCTGTCATTTTTGATCAGGCTGAAAATAGATTGCACGCACAAAAGGCGATTTTGGCGGCGCTGGTGTGA
- the carB gene encoding carbamoyl-phosphate synthase (glutamine-hydrolyzing) large subunit: MPKLPNIHKVLVIGSGPIVIGQAAEFDYAGAQACLSLKEAGVQVVLVNNNPATIMTDEQVADKVYLEPLTVESVTAIIAKERPDGLLPTLGGQTGLNLAVSLAEAGVLEKYSVQLLGTPLAAIQNGEDRELFKQLMQQIGEPVPESDTVESVEAAIEFANTIGYPVIVRPAYTLGGAGGGIAGDEASLRKVAAGGIAASPIGQVLIERSVKGWKEIEYEVMRDANDTCIIVCNMENLDPVGIHTGDSIVVAPSQTLTDRQYQMLRSVSTKVIRSLGVVGGCNIQFALDPNSDRYVLIEVNPRVSRSSALASKATGYPIARIAAKLALGYGLDEVLNPITGYTYASFEPALDYIVVKIPRFPFDKFPLADRKLGTQMKATGEVMSIARNLEAGLLKAVRSLEQGCTHLTRPELASWTREELAHSLQEATDIRLFVFAEAIRKGFTESELHNLTGVDPFFLRSLRKIVDLEVELSCHDSKTLTPELLLEAKRRGFADETIASLVGATPAEIKSLRQESRITPTYKIVDTCAAEFDAQTPYYYSDWQGVDEVESLSGRKVLVLGSGPIRIGQGIEFDYCSVHAAKALQARGIAAVVVNNNPETVSTDYETADHLYFEPLHVEDVLHIAEREQVEGVMVQFGGQTVINLAAKLEHAGLKVMGTSLTAIERAEDRELFYAMLRKLDIPHIPGKGVSSLEDATAIAEEIGFPVLMRPSYVIGGQGMVVVHNIDELQATIHDWLSHPDMSMFFPLLVDKYVPGKEAEVDAVCDGHSVIIPGIFQHVERAGIHSGDSVALFPAPQLTDDIKHKIASYTEAIAKEMEAVGLINIQFVIDGETVYVLEVNPRASRTVPITSKVTGIPMVQLAVRAQLGEKLSEMGYGTGLLPEIPFAVVKAPVFSTIKLNGVDPVLGPEMKSTGEVLGLGHSFEEAAGKAFAFKDNLYGDWQKGQLVMISLADGDKQGGVRESIGQLQADGANLAATPGTAEWLKNEGIVVKHIVADEAAWIDLLQEEQAAFALVTATKGNRHGRTGFALRSRMVQQGVPLFSAVDTFELYVKSIMKKRGGSHAASEDIGTLSKLAVTKA, translated from the coding sequence ATGCCTAAATTGCCAAACATTCATAAAGTATTGGTCATCGGTTCTGGTCCGATCGTCATCGGGCAGGCAGCGGAGTTTGATTATGCAGGTGCACAGGCTTGCCTTTCCCTAAAAGAAGCCGGCGTGCAGGTCGTGCTGGTGAATAACAATCCGGCAACGATCATGACAGACGAACAAGTAGCGGACAAAGTATATTTGGAGCCGCTCACGGTGGAATCCGTGACAGCTATTATCGCAAAAGAGCGTCCCGATGGTCTCTTGCCTACGTTAGGCGGCCAAACGGGACTTAATCTTGCTGTTTCGCTGGCAGAAGCGGGGGTGCTGGAAAAGTACAGCGTCCAACTGTTGGGTACGCCGCTGGCTGCCATTCAAAACGGGGAAGACCGTGAGCTGTTCAAGCAATTGATGCAACAAATCGGGGAGCCTGTTCCAGAGAGCGATACAGTCGAATCTGTAGAAGCAGCCATCGAGTTTGCGAATACAATCGGCTATCCCGTGATTGTGCGCCCTGCTTATACGCTCGGAGGAGCAGGTGGCGGGATCGCGGGGGATGAAGCGTCCTTGCGAAAGGTTGCAGCAGGTGGTATTGCGGCTAGTCCAATCGGTCAGGTACTGATTGAGCGCAGTGTAAAAGGCTGGAAGGAAATCGAATACGAGGTCATGCGGGACGCAAATGATACCTGCATAATCGTGTGCAATATGGAAAATTTGGACCCGGTAGGTATTCATACGGGAGACAGTATTGTCGTTGCACCTTCTCAGACGCTGACAGATCGTCAGTACCAAATGCTGCGCAGCGTATCAACGAAAGTGATTCGTTCGCTTGGGGTAGTAGGCGGTTGCAATATACAATTTGCGCTCGATCCGAATTCCGATCGGTATGTGCTGATCGAGGTAAATCCTCGTGTAAGCCGTTCAAGTGCGTTGGCTTCCAAAGCGACAGGCTATCCAATCGCGCGGATCGCCGCCAAACTCGCATTGGGCTACGGGCTGGATGAGGTGTTAAATCCAATCACGGGCTATACGTACGCTAGCTTTGAACCAGCGTTGGACTACATCGTGGTCAAAATCCCGCGCTTCCCGTTTGACAAATTCCCGCTGGCAGACCGCAAGCTGGGGACGCAAATGAAAGCGACTGGCGAGGTCATGTCGATCGCCCGCAATCTGGAAGCAGGGCTTTTGAAGGCAGTCCGCTCCCTCGAACAGGGCTGCACACATTTGACTCGACCAGAGCTGGCATCCTGGACGCGCGAGGAGCTTGCCCATTCCTTGCAGGAAGCGACTGATATCAGACTGTTTGTTTTTGCTGAGGCGATCCGTAAAGGCTTTACAGAAAGTGAGCTGCATAATCTGACTGGTGTCGATCCGTTTTTCTTGCGGAGCTTGCGTAAAATCGTGGACTTGGAAGTAGAGCTGTCTTGCCACGATAGCAAAACATTGACCCCAGAGCTGTTGTTGGAAGCAAAGCGTCGCGGGTTTGCGGATGAAACCATCGCTTCACTGGTTGGCGCTACACCTGCCGAAATCAAATCACTTCGTCAAGAATCTCGCATTACGCCTACTTATAAAATTGTGGATACTTGTGCGGCAGAATTTGATGCCCAAACCCCTTACTACTATTCGGATTGGCAAGGAGTAGATGAGGTTGAGTCACTGTCTGGCCGCAAAGTACTGGTCCTTGGCTCAGGTCCCATTCGAATTGGTCAGGGAATCGAGTTTGACTATTGCTCCGTGCATGCAGCCAAAGCGCTTCAGGCAAGGGGTATTGCGGCAGTCGTTGTGAACAACAACCCAGAGACGGTCAGCACTGACTATGAAACAGCCGACCATCTGTATTTTGAACCGCTTCACGTAGAAGATGTGCTCCATATCGCAGAGCGTGAACAGGTGGAGGGCGTCATGGTTCAGTTCGGTGGTCAAACCGTGATTAATCTGGCAGCCAAGCTGGAGCATGCGGGGCTGAAAGTAATGGGTACATCGCTTACAGCCATTGAACGCGCGGAGGACCGCGAGCTGTTCTACGCCATGCTGCGCAAGCTGGACATTCCGCATATTCCCGGAAAAGGAGTATCGTCCTTGGAGGATGCAACCGCGATCGCGGAGGAAATCGGCTTCCCTGTTTTGATGCGACCTTCGTATGTCATCGGCGGGCAAGGTATGGTCGTTGTCCACAATATCGACGAGCTGCAGGCTACCATTCACGACTGGTTGAGCCATCCGGACATGAGCATGTTTTTCCCACTCCTCGTGGATAAATACGTTCCAGGCAAGGAAGCAGAAGTAGATGCGGTATGCGACGGACATTCTGTCATCATCCCAGGGATCTTCCAGCATGTGGAGAGAGCGGGCATCCACTCAGGCGACAGTGTAGCCTTGTTCCCGGCTCCTCAGCTGACGGATGACATCAAGCACAAAATCGCGAGCTATACAGAAGCAATCGCGAAGGAAATGGAAGCGGTCGGGTTAATCAATATTCAGTTCGTCATTGATGGCGAAACGGTTTATGTACTGGAGGTAAATCCTCGTGCTTCACGGACAGTACCGATTACGAGCAAAGTGACTGGTATCCCGATGGTTCAATTGGCGGTTCGTGCACAATTGGGTGAGAAGCTGTCGGAGATGGGCTACGGTACAGGGCTTTTGCCAGAGATTCCGTTTGCCGTCGTCAAGGCGCCAGTTTTCTCCACGATCAAGTTGAACGGCGTAGACCCGGTACTAGGTCCAGAGATGAAATCGACGGGCGAAGTTCTCGGCTTGGGTCATTCTTTTGAAGAGGCTGCAGGCAAAGCCTTTGCTTTCAAAGACAATTTGTACGGCGACTGGCAAAAAGGTCAGTTGGTCATGATTTCTTTGGCAGATGGAGATAAGCAGGGCGGCGTGAGAGAATCAATCGGACAATTACAAGCAGACGGTGCCAATCTGGCGGCGACTCCGGGAACGGCCGAGTGGCTGAAAAACGAAGGAATTGTCGTGAAGCATATCGTTGCAGATGAAGCAGCGTGGATCGATCTGTTGCAAGAGGAACAAGCGGCCTTTGCACTCGTTACTGCGACGAAAGGCAATCGTCATGGCCGGACCGGATTTGCTCTGCGAAGCCGGATGGTACAACAAGGTGTGCCATTGTTCTCCGCTGTCGATACGTTCGAGTTATACGTGAAGTCTATTATGAAGAAAAGAGGTGGCTCGCATGCAGCCAGTGAAGATATTGGAACACTTTCAAAACTTGCCGTTACAAAAGCATAA
- a CDS encoding carbamoyl phosphate synthase small subunit gives MDRENQSLGTGYLTLESGEVFTGKLYGAPINGFGEVVFHTGMTGYQEVMTDPSFAGQIVTFTYPLIGNYGINEKDYEAAKPALTGMIVSELCTEPSHYESNMTLAQAAEAFGFPILAGIDTRTITKRVRQDGTVFGVISDQPMQVEEVVSLRYKHAKKSLVANVSRQQVERYPGTGEHVVLIDLGMKQSILDALLQQGCRVTVVPFDTSFAQINALAPDGLLFSNGPGDPEHLLAYCSEWRKAVEQYPTLGICLGHQVLALMYGGKTEKLAYGHRGSNHPVKDLMTGKVYMSSQNHGYVVKEESLDKRQLTVSYRNVNDGSVEGMRHVSLPVFSVQFHPEAHPGPSDTSHIFHQFLQSMRVVGAKRYA, from the coding sequence ATGGATAGAGAGAATCAATCGTTAGGAACAGGATATTTAACGCTGGAGAGCGGCGAGGTTTTTACAGGGAAGCTGTATGGCGCCCCCATTAACGGATTCGGAGAAGTGGTTTTTCATACAGGAATGACGGGATACCAAGAGGTGATGACAGATCCCTCTTTTGCTGGGCAAATTGTTACCTTCACTTATCCCTTGATCGGAAACTACGGGATCAACGAAAAGGATTATGAGGCAGCCAAGCCAGCGTTGACAGGGATGATTGTCAGCGAGCTATGCACGGAGCCAAGCCATTACGAATCAAACATGACTTTGGCCCAAGCCGCAGAAGCATTTGGCTTCCCGATCCTTGCAGGGATTGATACGCGAACGATTACCAAGCGCGTCCGTCAAGACGGTACCGTATTCGGTGTCATTTCCGATCAGCCTATGCAGGTAGAGGAAGTGGTGTCACTGCGCTACAAGCACGCCAAGAAATCATTAGTTGCCAACGTATCCAGACAACAAGTGGAGCGTTATCCGGGAACAGGCGAGCATGTTGTCTTGATTGACCTCGGCATGAAGCAATCGATTTTGGATGCCCTTCTACAGCAGGGCTGCCGTGTTACAGTCGTTCCATTTGATACGAGTTTTGCTCAAATCAATGCTCTCGCACCAGACGGCTTGTTGTTTTCCAATGGGCCTGGCGATCCGGAGCACTTGCTTGCGTATTGCAGTGAATGGCGCAAAGCCGTGGAGCAGTACCCGACGTTGGGCATTTGTTTGGGGCATCAAGTATTGGCGCTGATGTACGGCGGCAAGACAGAGAAGCTCGCATACGGTCACCGCGGCAGCAATCATCCGGTCAAGGATCTGATGACTGGCAAAGTATATATGAGTTCACAAAATCACGGGTACGTGGTCAAGGAAGAGTCTTTGGATAAACGTCAATTAACGGTTTCCTACCGCAATGTCAATGACGGTTCAGTCGAAGGAATGCGTCACGTTAGTTTGCCTGTTTTCAGTGTGCAGTTCCATCCGGAGGCACATCCGGGTCCGAGTGATACATCCCACATTTTCCACCAATTCTTGCAGTCGATGCGCGTAGTAGGAGCGAAGAGATATGCCTAA
- a CDS encoding aspartate aminotransferase family protein, with translation MHTTTAPVHLMNNYARWPISLVKGQGNQVWDDQGKQYLDFTSGIAVTSLGHVPPKVTAKLHEQLDTLWHCSNLVHVPQQEILAEKLSRLSGLDQAFFCNSGAEANEGLIKLARRYAQKIKGTDRYEIISFKQSFHGRTLATLTATGQEKVKDGFGPLPQGFVSVPYNDLDAVKSAITDKTCAIMLELVQGEGGVHPAEEAWVKALRELCDAHGLLLLIDEIQTGIGRTGTWFAFQHYDMKPDAISLAKGLGSGFPIGAVIATKEVAEAFAPGTHGTTFGGNPLAATAGIATLATMEEEQILERVAHIHGVLIKELEKLKAEHPDKVVTVRGKGLLLGVELTIPAGEPVAYAREKGVILLMAGPQVVRLLPSFVTTDDEVKQAITVLSEALSKV, from the coding sequence ATGCATACAACAACAGCTCCTGTGCATCTCATGAATAACTATGCGAGATGGCCAATCAGTTTGGTAAAAGGACAAGGAAACCAGGTGTGGGATGATCAAGGCAAGCAATATCTCGATTTTACCTCAGGAATTGCCGTGACCTCGTTAGGGCATGTTCCGCCAAAAGTAACGGCAAAGCTGCACGAACAGCTCGATACGTTGTGGCATTGCTCGAATCTGGTGCATGTTCCTCAGCAAGAGATTTTGGCAGAAAAGCTGAGTCGTCTGTCTGGGCTGGATCAGGCTTTTTTCTGCAACAGTGGAGCAGAGGCGAATGAAGGCTTGATCAAGCTTGCCCGCCGCTATGCACAAAAAATAAAAGGGACCGACCGTTACGAAATCATCAGCTTTAAACAGTCTTTTCATGGGCGGACGTTGGCTACCCTGACGGCTACTGGACAGGAAAAGGTGAAGGACGGATTCGGACCACTGCCGCAGGGATTTGTCAGCGTTCCTTACAACGACCTTGATGCGGTCAAGTCAGCCATTACAGACAAGACATGCGCGATCATGCTGGAGCTGGTTCAGGGAGAAGGCGGCGTTCATCCAGCAGAAGAGGCGTGGGTGAAGGCGCTGCGTGAATTGTGCGATGCGCACGGATTGCTCCTGCTAATCGATGAGATACAGACTGGGATTGGCCGCACGGGTACATGGTTTGCCTTCCAGCACTATGACATGAAGCCAGATGCGATTTCATTAGCAAAAGGCTTGGGAAGTGGTTTCCCGATTGGAGCGGTCATCGCGACCAAAGAAGTAGCAGAAGCGTTTGCTCCGGGTACACATGGCACTACTTTTGGCGGGAATCCATTGGCAGCAACTGCTGGAATCGCTACGCTCGCGACGATGGAAGAGGAGCAGATTTTGGAGCGGGTAGCCCATATCCATGGCGTATTGATCAAAGAGCTGGAGAAGCTCAAGGCAGAGCATCCAGACAAAGTGGTTACGGTTCGGGGAAAAGGGCTGCTTCTCGGTGTGGAGCTAACAATTCCTGCTGGTGAGCCAGTCGCGTATGCACGGGAGAAAGGTGTCATTCTGCTGATGGCTGGCCCACAAGTAGTGAGACTCTTGCCTTCGTTTGTAACGACCGACGATGAAGTAAAGCAGGCCATTACTGTATTAAGCGAGGCGCTGTCGAAGGTTTAG
- the argB gene encoding acetylglutamate kinase, which produces MQGIVVIKCGGSTMDQLPDSFFQAIAGLQAQGKEIVIVHGGGPAINSMLDRVQITPQFVDGLRVTCEDTLRVVEMVLCGSINKALVKRLTQAGAKAWGVSGIDGQTLLATKTSKPLGWVGEIKKADTTIPKTILERGYVPVIAPLSVSEDGTETYNVNADVAAGAIAAALSAEKLIMVTDVPGIMQPQPDGTKAVVPATSAEEIQEMIRTEIITGGMIPKVQAALDALGQGVEQVVICRGTAEDLLGVCAGEAVGTTVRMKMLNEEGNEYAYNNSSCASHE; this is translated from the coding sequence ATGCAAGGAATTGTTGTGATCAAATGTGGTGGAAGTACCATGGATCAGTTGCCTGACTCCTTCTTTCAGGCCATTGCCGGACTGCAGGCGCAAGGAAAAGAGATCGTCATCGTCCATGGAGGCGGACCTGCCATTAACAGTATGCTCGATCGAGTTCAGATTACTCCGCAATTTGTCGATGGGCTACGTGTTACTTGCGAGGACACACTGCGTGTAGTAGAGATGGTCTTATGCGGCAGTATAAACAAGGCGCTGGTAAAAAGGCTGACGCAGGCAGGAGCCAAGGCTTGGGGAGTTAGTGGAATCGATGGTCAGACCCTTTTGGCAACAAAAACGTCAAAGCCACTCGGGTGGGTAGGAGAAATCAAGAAGGCTGATACGACTATTCCGAAAACGATTCTTGAGAGGGGCTACGTTCCGGTGATTGCTCCCCTTTCTGTTAGTGAAGATGGCACAGAGACATATAACGTCAATGCGGATGTAGCCGCAGGAGCGATTGCAGCAGCGCTTAGCGCCGAAAAACTGATCATGGTGACAGATGTTCCGGGCATTATGCAGCCACAGCCAGACGGAACCAAGGCAGTAGTGCCAGCTACAAGTGCAGAAGAGATACAGGAAATGATTCGGACAGAGATTATTACTGGCGGAATGATTCCGAAGGTTCAGGCAGCTCTCGACGCTCTCGGACAGGGCGTAGAGCAGGTTGTCATCTGCCGGGGAACCGCTGAAGATTTGCTCGGTGTTTGTGCCGGGGAGGCAGTCGGGACAACAGTCCGTATGAAAATGCTCAATGAGGAGGGAAATGAATATGCATACAACAACAGCTCCTGTGCATCTCATGAATAA
- the argC gene encoding N-acetyl-gamma-glutamyl-phosphate reductase produces MVRVGIVGATGYGGAELIRLLAGHPHVEIANLYSSSSEGDSLEKSFPHAAGLGLPTLSPIDADSMSGVNDLIFLATPAGVSSGLSPKLVEKGVKVIDLSGDFRLENGAVYKTWYKHEPAPSQWVEAAVYGLTEWNQEQVAGASLIANPGCYPTATLLALLPLVKTGWVQPNSWIVDAKSGVSGAGRGVSLGVHYSEINESIHAYKVASHQHTPEIEQELQKQSGEETLVQFTPHLVPMTRGILVTAYGQLTTDVTQAQIQELYEAAYAGKPFVRVRPAGSHPRTKEVHGSNYCDIAIHVDQRTKRVILLSVIDNMMKGAAGQAVQNMNVMFDLPEKTGLPLVPVYP; encoded by the coding sequence ATGGTTCGGGTCGGGATTGTTGGGGCAACGGGGTATGGTGGCGCGGAGTTGATCCGTCTTTTGGCTGGACATCCGCATGTGGAGATTGCCAATTTGTATTCAAGTTCATCAGAAGGAGATAGCTTGGAAAAATCGTTTCCGCATGCAGCTGGGCTCGGCTTGCCCACATTGTCACCAATTGATGCAGACAGCATGAGCGGTGTGAACGATTTAATCTTCCTCGCTACACCTGCGGGAGTAAGTAGCGGGCTATCTCCGAAGCTGGTCGAAAAAGGCGTGAAGGTCATTGATTTATCCGGGGATTTTCGTCTGGAAAACGGTGCGGTCTACAAAACGTGGTACAAACATGAGCCGGCTCCGTCCCAATGGGTAGAAGCGGCGGTTTACGGTTTAACCGAGTGGAATCAAGAGCAAGTGGCCGGTGCCAGTCTCATAGCGAATCCAGGGTGTTATCCCACTGCTACACTCCTCGCCTTGCTTCCGCTGGTAAAGACAGGCTGGGTACAGCCTAACAGTTGGATCGTTGATGCCAAATCAGGTGTGTCCGGCGCTGGGCGTGGAGTATCGCTTGGTGTTCATTACAGCGAGATTAATGAAAGCATCCATGCTTATAAAGTTGCGAGTCATCAGCATACACCAGAGATTGAACAGGAGCTGCAAAAACAGAGCGGGGAAGAGACGCTTGTTCAATTTACGCCACATCTGGTTCCAATGACCCGAGGGATTTTAGTCACGGCTTACGGACAACTAACAACTGACGTCACCCAAGCGCAAATCCAGGAGCTATACGAAGCTGCTTATGCGGGTAAGCCTTTTGTGCGTGTACGTCCTGCAGGCAGTCATCCACGTACCAAAGAAGTTCATGGCTCCAATTACTGCGATATCGCCATCCATGTTGATCAGCGCACGAAGCGTGTCATCTTGCTGTCGGTAATCGATAACATGATGAAGGGCGCGGCTGGTCAAGCTGTACAAAACATGAATGTTATGTTTGATTTGCCTGAGAAAACGGGCTTGCCGCTCGTACCTGTATACCCGTAG
- a CDS encoding c-type cytochrome yields MKRIPLVLTAAVLAFSLSACGTSKQTQPPAQQPAQQPSQQPATETPATEKPATETPSTTPSGSYDAATAETTFKNTCSACHGQTLEGAVGPNLQKIGSELSKEQILAILEKGKGAMPPGLVKGKDAENIAAWLADKK; encoded by the coding sequence TTGAAACGTATTCCACTCGTTTTAACAGCGGCTGTACTCGCATTCTCGCTAAGTGCCTGTGGTACCAGCAAGCAAACACAGCCGCCAGCACAACAACCAGCACAACAGCCATCCCAACAACCAGCGACAGAAACGCCGGCAACTGAAAAACCAGCGACAGAAACTCCTTCGACGACTCCATCCGGCAGCTATGATGCAGCAACTGCAGAAACCACGTTCAAAAATACTTGTTCAGCCTGCCACGGACAGACATTGGAAGGGGCAGTTGGACCGAACTTGCAAAAGATCGGTAGCGAGTTGAGCAAGGAACAGATATTGGCTATTTTGGAAAAAGGAAAAGGAGCAATGCCGCCGGGTCTCGTCAAAGGAAAAGATGCGGAAAACATCGCTGCATGGTTAGCGGACAAAAAATAA
- a CDS encoding YciI family protein — MLYAAFLPIVNQELNAQVRPAHLTYINDLYKQGKVFMAGPFADKLGGLVIYKADSLEEARKLAEADPVVVEGARTLELREWSPLEFPLS, encoded by the coding sequence ATGTTGTATGCCGCATTTTTGCCAATCGTGAATCAAGAGCTGAATGCTCAAGTAAGACCTGCGCATCTTACGTATATCAATGATTTGTACAAGCAAGGAAAAGTGTTCATGGCGGGACCCTTCGCAGACAAGCTTGGCGGATTGGTCATTTACAAAGCGGATTCTCTGGAAGAAGCCCGCAAATTGGCTGAGGCTGATCCAGTTGTCGTGGAAGGCGCACGGACGTTGGAGTTACGTGAATGGAGTCCGTTGGAATTTCCTTTATCCTAA
- a CDS encoding PAS domain-containing sensor histidine kinase has product MDTQIQLYTSLFHNNPDAVFMFDMQGRFTGVNAAGEALVGFTSQELLRMQIWEILASTEGLDNKKQQQILSAGIRKDKHYQLLHKNGQVVDIIASSFPIFQNGEIISRYSIAKNITQQKKVEEALHQMQENFRLISENIMDLIFIVNVDGIITYASPSVQAVTGLTIDQVINQHFSILVHPEQVTNAKSDFAQMMNQKITLDAEYHYLHPDGRMLLFDVKGTPDICSNGHILSTVFVARDITERRQSEELLRYSDKLSVLGELAAGIAHEIRNPLTALKGFIQLMEGDQFANQQYLQIMRSEIDRITSITSELLIMAKPQALRFAPNGLLPLLSSVIKLLEPQALLKNVSILTDFPQVTSLILCEEYQIKQVFINIIKNGMEAMPLGGNLTIKVVERSSDVIIRISDQGQGIPAELLPRLGELFYSTKETGTGLGLMVSTKIIRDHGGTINIESDVGKGTTVSISIPKALKPTVSFND; this is encoded by the coding sequence ATGGACACGCAGATACAGTTATATACATCTCTCTTCCACAACAATCCTGACGCTGTTTTCATGTTCGACATGCAGGGCAGATTCACAGGCGTAAACGCTGCTGGTGAAGCATTGGTAGGATTCACCTCTCAGGAATTGCTGCGCATGCAAATTTGGGAAATTCTCGCTTCTACTGAGGGTCTCGACAATAAGAAACAACAACAAATCCTCTCTGCAGGAATCAGAAAAGATAAGCATTATCAGTTGCTACATAAAAACGGGCAGGTTGTGGATATTATCGCTTCCAGCTTTCCCATTTTTCAAAACGGCGAAATCATCAGTCGCTATTCCATTGCCAAAAACATCACGCAGCAAAAGAAAGTGGAAGAGGCTCTTCACCAGATGCAAGAGAACTTTCGGTTAATATCCGAAAACATTATGGATTTGATTTTTATAGTAAATGTGGATGGAATTATTACCTACGCGTCCCCATCTGTTCAGGCCGTTACTGGTCTCACGATTGATCAAGTGATCAATCAGCATTTTTCGATCTTGGTTCATCCTGAGCAAGTAACCAACGCCAAGAGCGATTTTGCTCAAATGATGAACCAGAAGATCACACTCGATGCCGAGTACCATTACCTGCACCCAGACGGTCGAATGTTGCTGTTCGATGTGAAAGGGACACCTGACATTTGTTCAAACGGCCATATTCTCAGCACGGTTTTTGTGGCACGTGATATTACGGAACGTCGGCAATCAGAGGAATTGCTTCGTTACTCTGACAAGCTGTCCGTTCTAGGAGAGCTTGCTGCGGGTATTGCCCATGAAATTCGCAATCCACTTACGGCCTTGAAAGGATTTATTCAACTCATGGAAGGGGACCAGTTCGCCAATCAGCAATACTTGCAAATTATGCGATCCGAAATCGACCGGATCACTTCGATTACCAGTGAGCTTTTGATAATGGCGAAGCCGCAAGCGTTGCGATTTGCTCCCAACGGCCTTTTGCCATTGCTTTCGTCTGTCATTAAGCTCCTGGAACCGCAAGCCCTTCTTAAAAATGTATCCATTCTCACTGATTTTCCACAAGTCACGTCCCTCATATTGTGTGAGGAATATCAAATCAAGCAAGTCTTTATAAACATCATAAAAAACGGCATGGAAGCCATGCCGTTAGGTGGAAATCTCACAATCAAGGTTGTAGAGCGTTCTTCCGATGTTATCATCCGAATCAGCGATCAAGGACAAGGTATCCCTGCTGAGCTACTTCCCCGATTAGGAGAGCTTTTTTATAGCACTAAAGAAACAGGAACTGGCCTCGGGTTAATGGTAAGCACAAAAATTATTCGCGATCACGGCGGTACAATCAACATCGAAAGCGATGTCGGCAAAGGAACCACCGTATCGATCTCCATACCAAAAGCCTTGAAGCCTACTGTTTCGTTTAACGATTAA